Below is a genomic region from Rosa chinensis cultivar Old Blush chromosome 5, RchiOBHm-V2, whole genome shotgun sequence.
ATGTCATCACTAGATTCGATATGACACGCTGATTTGAACTAGCAGTAGCGCATCAATATTTGAAGTGTTTGTGTATATGTCACTTTCAAACACATGTCTTGTTTCTATTGGGATTAACATGTTGTAGGCTATTATTGCAAATGGGATATATGTCAAGCCCTAGCACTtggtttcttttctgttttttcatACATTGGTAGAGAATCTATCTTATTCCTAACTCAATTCACCTATTGAGACTAGCCCAAGCATTACCCTAGCATCTACATCTAAATCTAACCAAATTATGGAagcccttctaatgaggaccactaaaatgaggattagttgagaattttttttatgtaactcacttttcgatcacattttcgcAAATCAACCGTAaatgtttagatatttatgtgtagatcatttatgcaatttttcaaccaaattgaaaatcattaagacattcataatcgtgatttatcagttatgaactTGAACGGTTAGTGTTTGATAGATttggtttgtccattgatttgatctagttcggtacctttttttaaattaaaaaataaatttaaaaaaaaaaaaacccttaatCCACCCCACtcttacatatgtcagtgagaatcaaacccatgacctttacaatgttggaattataacttaccaacataTCACgattagaaatttagaagaaaattttcagaattgaTCTagtcatgcatacataaacatctaacggttaaTTTGCCGTAATGTAATTGAAAAGTTGATCTCTcaaaccgttgattagaaagtcctcaactagtcgtcattttagtggtcctcattagaagaGCTCCCTCATATGAGAGATTCTTAGGTAGGGCAGGTGTGCCACGTGGCGGTATGTCCAGCCAATCATTGTTTATACAAGGGGGTGTTTTGGGTATCTCATTTTAATTAAACATGAGTAGTTTCAgaatacaattaaaaaaatagagagacaTAATTGGCTGGTACCAGCCACGTGGTACATTTGCCCCACTTAAAAATTTATCCCCCCAAGATAATTACCCAAGCCCGAGTAATAGTAACGATTTGAGATAGTATGACGTTAGTTGTGGTCATTGCCACGTGTTAGCTGAATGACTTGTAAGGGAACTATCCCAAACAGCTTTAGTATTGTAAATCAAGCCATACTAGGAATCTAGGCATGAATGAAATGACTGAGTTTTGATATTTCTTGCACTTTCATTGTTGCTTAATTTTTGTATCCCAACATCTGGTATTAGAGCGGACACTATGCCAATTCGTGGCCTGCAATAGGTTCAACCCTTAAGCCATCTCGATCCACCACCCACCCCTAACATTGACTCCACCAATGCATCAATGATCAACCTCATACCAACCTAACGTTCATCACCCCAAACCTAGATTCATGACTCCCAACACAATGTGAGTTACTACAACCCATAATGATGCACTCCAACAGTCCATTAAGAACCTTAACTATAACCATTCTTGATTCCAAAACCATATCTGCACCCAATTTGCAGCCCTTCAAAACACAATCTTACCTTCTCTCCTCCGACATCAACAGCCAGGTTGTGCCCACAACTCCTCTAATTACATTTGGATCTCTCAGCCTCACAGGTAGTACATGATCTGGACTGGGCATGTCCAACCCACCACCGCCGATACATAACTCTCCACCACCCCTTTCTCACTATCTCCACCAATATCACCCTAGCATCTCTACACCAATTACGTACTCTACACACCCAACCAATTTCTCTTCGCACCCAACCTCCGCTCCTCCTTTCTAACACCACGTACTACCTACTTCCACAATCACCTCCATCCCATGATTCTTCGTTGGCCAACACCGCTCTCCACTGCCTATTTCCAAAACCTACATCTCACATTCCTTGGCTGGCTATTCTGAACCCGGCATACCATCAGCAACCAATTCACTTAATTTCAATCGATTCCACTCTCCTTACCAGTCTGAGCCCTCATCGGCCATACAAAACCCCAAAGCTAGATTTACCTCGTTTTGACGGCGACTACGTCATCACGATAACATGCATCACGTGTTAGGTATCCTAATAAACATGACATTGTATAAAGCTGAATGTAGATATATGTATGATTGGTTTTTGAGTTCAAGCATTGAAATAAGTATAGAGactaaattaaatcatatttggTCCTACTTATAATATGTTAGAATTATGAAATTCGAATAAATGCAGTTATGAGGTATTATCTGATGTTTAGTTTGAAAATACAGTTAACATATGATGACAatttcttgatggaagaaactgaCGTGAATGACTAACTGTATATATGTCAGATTTGGTCCCTGCTGATACACATGTTGTTTTCTCATTCTGAATTAGTCCCATCAactgaaagagaaaaataaaggtGGAATCAGGAGAAGAACCAAATGGACAACTCGAGTGGTTCAAGTAAGATTGTTATTTACTTTCCTAGAATGTATTACACAGATAGTTTAATTTCATGTATTCAATTTGAGATAGTTTACAATATTCACTGTGGGGAATTCATTGCGATGTTTTGTTTGCGATTAAAATTTGCTGTAGTGATTTGTTCACGTTTGTGTTTTCACTGCGGTGATTTGTTCATGACTATGATTTATGATTTCTAACATCACGTGAACTTTAGACTATAAGCTTCAATCTAGATGAATGCTTTCTAGCATGCAGCTGCTACTTGGGACAATTTCGGATCAGCCAACAATTCCGATTTCGAAGCCCGGCTTCCACATCTGCAACAACATCCCTTACACCAAACTCTCTTGATGTGCCCCGGAATTGGCCTGTGAACGTTCCGCTACAAAACTCATTGCCACATTTTCTTGCCGGAATAACTATTGATTATAATGAAATCAATTTCTATTTCAACAAAATATATAGGCCAGGCTACTTATAGCTTTTATCTTGTTACAAATTTAGGCATGCAACATACATTTCATGTTTAGTTAATATTGTTCATTCTCTTCCGTCCCCCCACCCCTTCCTGTTACAGCAAGTCCACTCgttgcagtggcggagccagaaaatGATCTCAACTGGGGCACtcgaaagttaaaaaaaaaaaaaaaacaaataaacttaaacttaaaatatatcaaaattgtaataaaaataataaggtTAGGGAAAGatcaatatctatttttgtGCTAAAAAaggtcaatattttttttaaattacatattttattaataaaacttatgatttttagattttagacaatttttcataatggaaatagaatttatctttgaactttgaaactatatgaaagaatactattaatgttttttttttctgagaagaaATACTAGTATCTAacaaagaaataataaaaaagaaaatattagcACATTGCTAAgaagaaataataatattaatgtacaagaaaaaaaaaggcaaaaaaaataagcacattgCTACTACCAGCAATCGAACAAGCGACTAGCCAAACACATGCATCTGATTCAACCACCAGGACAAGGCAGCACTCAGTTAAAATATGCAACCagattatatatattataaatctCAATGAGGCATGGGACCCACTGTGCCCCAACGTGGTTCCACCCCTGCCCATTGGGGgtaaatgtcaaggtcgaaaagtcatTGGGTCGACCGGTCAAgaaactgttcactgccactggacatgagtTTTCATCCGTTCTATTTCTTGACCGGTCAGATACTGTTCATtgaaaatttttttaatttgtttattgtaaaattgaaatatatttgatgtaaatagatCAGTTGCATACTCTTTGTGGGTCTTGGAATATATTCATCGAGTTTAATTGAGATCGTTcgttaaattatttatttacgatCTCTGTAATTATAAAAGATGCTTGAGaatatttttagaaattttcacAAGTGAAATCCGTGATTtaagagttggataataaagtacatgaTACAATGAGTTCGTCGGAATTTTCGGAGAATTTTTCAGATACTCAAGCTATTTAtaataatttttcaaaattacggaattttagaaattattaaaagaaaaatgaaaaatttgtGCTATGCGATTTGGGGCATTGAAATACCCACAGACTTCATCGTAGCTGTCCAAATTCAATTATTGGAGGCTATATTGGATCAGATCAGGTCAAACATGGCAGACCACAGAAGCTTCTGCTGGGCTCCTGACCCACGAGCGCAACTCAGAAACCCGAAAAGAGAATCCGACTGGCACTCCACCATCCGGCCATCTCCCGGCGGCGGACCACTTGCGTCTGATCCCTCTCCTCAACACCGACGTCCTCCTGGCGGTAAATTATCCAACCGGTGACCACAGCGACTATACGAGGCTCGAGAAGCATGAAGTTTTTCCCGCGGTTCACGGCAATTTTCCGACGGCTACAACGGTCGATTTAACTACATGAGGTAGGAAATTTAATCCTCTCAACACCCTCTACATACTAATATTCTCAGTTTTTGAAATCGATCAAGTTTTTCTGGGTACTCCTGGCTTAGTTTTCGTCGCGGCCTTGCTGACGTCAGCCACGATATGGAGCGGGCTAAGCTAGCAGCCGGTCTCCATGGGTCAAGAATTATGTCAAGGCTTTGCCTTTTTGCTTGGCCTCAGTCATGAAAATCCAAACTTTGGTTGGTTAAAACTTTGCCGGTGGAAGCTTCTTTTTCCCAATTTATGGTCACCACCTAGGATTAATGAGGTGGAGAACGGTCAAGGAGAAACTGGTGGACATGCCCTTAGCGAGTAGCAATGCTTTAAATTTCAACCAGCTCACCCACAGGGCTTTAGTATTTCCATGTACGTATATTTGCAGTCTGACTTTCATAAATTGTCGAAAAGATCAGAATACACCAAGTAAAACATCTGACCTTTGGATACGGTTAGTTAGTTGTGTAATGCAGAATTTGGGAGtttcaacaaaaaattaaattaaattaatatgATGCAAAACCAAGTTCTTACGGATAACACAAAACTTTTGGTCTACTTACCTTTTCCACATTCATTCTTTTCAGATTTCATTTCCATATCCAGTGGAAGAAAGGTGTTTGGATGAATAACTTAAACTAACATGTTCACACAAAAGACCAGTTTACAAACGAGAAGGCAAGGCAATGGACAGAGTTATCTTCTCCAGAAAGAACTTTCCATCCAATGGCCTGTTCATATGAGATATGGCGCCCCATTGTTGACATGCAAATCCCAGCCGGCAAGTAAGCAAATCCCTACAAAAGAAACAATAGAGTGATTCAGCCAAACCTACAATTTCAAAGCAACCAAGTCCCCTATTTACTACTAGAAGCATGGGGTACTTTGCCTCGTAGCATTTGACTTTCGACTTCGACGGAAAAAACAAAGCTGAAACTGAAAGACTTGAACAGGAAAGACATCTTAAGAAAGAAAGCACAATACTCGTACAAAATTCACCTGCTGCATTAGTTTAGCAAAGTCGGCGCACAATGTCTTACGTCCACACTCATCAAAAATCTTATCTAATGAGATGTCCTGAAGAGCAACAAGAGTTGTCTCCAGCATGTCAAGCCCTGCCTGGTTAGCAAAGATGAAAACCGGCAGTGACTGCAAAACAAACAATTACGGTGTAGAGATTATAATCTGTGCAACATATTAAACTGAAAGACATCCAGAATTGCTATGTCAATTACAGTTGCACTAGTACCTTCAATGAACAGCACAAAATCGCATCTTGATGATGCCATAGATGTTTCAACATCGAGTCACCGCCCAAGGAATCAGGCTGCAGCAGTTCCGCCCCTATATGATAactgaagaggaaaaagaagacaATCAGATATAAAATTATGTACATTTACAATAAAAAAATGTATAGCTGGCAAAGGATGTGTTAGATGGTGATGAAAACAGCCTGTCCGAGAGCTTGATAAGCACTCTCAGCATGCATGCACGTGATTTACGAATTATGTATGCATTCAGCACGCTTAAAATTTCCCTCAATTTACTTTATTGCAGTTTTCTATCATCACCAAGCCAGGAGATTACACAAGTGGTCTGAGGATTTATGAGAACACTTGCCTATAGCTCTGGCAGATCCAGTTAGCCAGTGTTAGTGCTTCTGGAGAGCTGGGAGATAATTTTGGTCCCACGGACGGACTCAATCCTGATGGAGATATAGCCATTGCAACTCTCTGCACTGATGAGATGACATTTCGTACATATTGGCGTGCCATGGATGCAACATTATCCTGTAGACTACTCTCGAAGGGAAACTGGAAGGCAATCGTTAATACTGATCGAGCGTTATGAAATGAATTCAAATCTCCAGCATTATGGTTTGTTGTTGAGCCCACTTCAAGACTGGACGTCAAATCTAATGTCCGATGAGTAGCCATGGCGTCTTTTGAATCACTCTGTATTAACAATTGAAAGAAATTAGTGTGTTGGGAGAGGGAGGGAAAACAACATTCACATGTCGCCCAAATTTAAAGATCCCAACATCAACTCGTGAGAAGCACAAAAAACTCAACTGTTTTTGATTCCAAAGGAATAATGCGGAAACCAGAGGGAAGCAACGGAGCATCGTCTGGAAACATCTCATCAATTGGAGCAAAAACAAGCTCTGAACAGGCTCCCACAGCATTTTCATCAACTCCACTACATATCTGCCATTAGGAGAGAAGACATGATTCTCATGATTTATATAAATGCAAGTGAACAATGTCACAAATTTTATAACCACAGCAAAATATTTCACATTATATTAGAGGAAACCACAATAGAGTCCGGAAAAAGAACAGGATATTGACAACTGTATAACAAGACCAGCATTATAAAACGGTGAATAAGAATCAGGAGAAAATAAAATCACCTGTAAGAGATGAATGTCCCGTGATGCAAATGCTTCTTCTTGAGAGAAAGAATGGCCTTCAAGACGAACAACTTCTAGCAACTAAACGAAATATAAAAGTCAGACAATCACCATTGAAAACTCTGTAAtatacttcctttttttttttttcctttagtaTACATATAAAAATGAATTGAAAGTGAGATGAAATATTTCTGTGTGCACAGTAACATAAAAACTTGAattataattgaaaaaaaaaacatacctcTTCATGTTCAATGGTGTGACCAAGTGGCATGATGATTTGGCCCCCAGTAAACCTTGTTGGCCTCATCCCTGGGTATGCATATGAACCAGATTTCAAAGACGCAGCAGAATAGGCATCAACATTGAAATCAGCCCACTCTGAACGATGCTCCCTCAAGAAACGAACCAGGACAGCTGGGGGGACATTCTGGTATTGGCAAAAGAAACACGACAACATCTCATTACcgttataaaaaataaaatataagacGAGCAGGAATGACTGATTATCAAACTACAAGTTCCAATTAAAATAGAACAAATAACGTTGATAGGTATGTTGGGATGCCAGACTTGGCAGCCTGAAGAAAATCTTAATAGCTACTACCAAACCCACAATCCAGGAGTGAAGAATGATCAGGAGATTTTGCTAAAACCAAAACACAGAACAGCCTGGTCCGACTACAATCTTAGGGGTATGATCCAAGCAACATCATAATGAATAGGCAGAGATATATCCACATTGACGATCATGGCAAAGATGtgagaagaggaagcaacaaagtaACCTTAGAACAGAGCACAAGATTATTTCAGATTTGATAGCAATCCAAGTAGCTTATGACTTACTTGGAGTAGCATGGAAGCCTTTGCACACAGAATACCACCGAGAAAAGCAAATGAATTAGCAGGATTCGTAGTAGTCAAATTCTTGGTTGAATTAACGGCCATTATAATGTCTTCAGCACCATCACAGTTGATCAAAGACCAGCCATCATCATTAAATCCATTGACAGCATCATTAAAGCctctacaaaaaaataaaatatataggtTATTCAAAATATCTATAAAGATGTGTCGCGACTCGTTATAAACTTCGTGAGCACATAAATACAGTCAAGCAGGCGATCAAGCAATTGTTACAAACAGAAATATAAACAAGAATTAATAGACTAATACACCCACCTGATTAATCTTTGGCTAAAAGTTCGCAGAACAGCTGGCTGCCTGCCAAAACTGTACACAACTTCACCACTGGTCTCCTGAGCTATTTGCCTGATGTAACGCAATGCCTTCATGAAAACAGGTTAGTCAGCACCTctgtttcatttcttttttcttagttATGCATGATGTAGATGGCTTATAGGTTAACCAAAAGAAGTAAACTTGATTAAACATACAGAACTAGAAGAAAACAAACAGTTCATCATGGAAGTTTATACAGCCAAAAGTATAACTAATACTAGAGCACTGCAGCACTATTGAGATAAATGGAACAAATCACCAGCAAGCAGTATTGTTACAAAATTATATTTACCACTATCAAAATTTAAAGTAATATGACCTCATCAAGAAAGTTGGCCAAACAGTTTCAAAAATGAACCTTTTATACTGAAAAACAGAATGTAAAGAACTTAGGTTACATGAGTTGGGGCTAATAAATTATGCGGTTCAGCAAAGATCCACTATTTGCTACAAAAAAGACGTTTGTTTCCAGGTAGCATACAAGCTTTGATTGCAGGATGCAGGGACTGAATGAATGTCACTCAAACTCACATGGAAAAAAAGGTAACAGACATATCAGAATCCAACCAATCCTACTTCTTATTATAAGAGACATAAATTTCTTTACACAAACAAAGGAGTACAGTGCGTGTCTCAGTGGATACGAGTCCAACACAGAAGCCAGTATAATCTACTCACCGCAATAGTCCTTTTTTGCGCTACCACTTTGGACGATTCATAAAGCGGTCGCAGCACTTCTGGCACACTCCAAGCCTGGAACAAGATGAAAAACAATTGAGTTTTCCTGAATAACAAAtaaccaaagaaaataaagatCCGAAATTCAGACCTCAAGGTTCAGGTGGTCAACAATATGAATGATTGATCCTCCACCCTCACACGGTCGAATCAGATAACCACTAGGAAGCATTTCTGCTCTGACAAACTGGGCAGCAGAAGCTCCATTGGGGCCAGCACCAGAACCAGAAAGAGATCTCTCACATACCTTAAAATTTTGACAATAAAACATGTATAGAGAACATTAGGCTATATCAACTGATCACAAAGCATAGTATATATACATGAAAAAGAGCAGACTTGGAGTATTTATAAGCAGTACGACCGCATAAGGTACAACACAAGACATGCTTACCACAAAACTGCCATTGTCTAAAGTAGTAGTGTATCGTAGGGTCCAAAAATCCCTTGCAGGAGCCAGTGTAGTCGGAGCATATGTCTGGAGCAGTTAaaatgttatttatttattcctCCATAAAAGGTGAACAGAAAACATTCAACGATTTTTGTGCACCTGCGTATATATGAGTTCTATAGTCCCTCCATTTCCAGCAGGAAACATAGTAAAAACTTCAAGGCTCCGACAGTCCCGGAACCAAGATGGACGATCTTTAAGGATCTCTGCAATCTGTTAGATATGAAGAGTTCATgaaccaaatgaacagtacatTGCCTTAAACTACGTAGcctaaaagaaatttaaaaattaaaaaaaaattgagtggtATTCAAAGATGTTTACACTTACCTTCGTAGGCTCTAAACTTACGAGACCACAGGCTCGAGCTGCCACTCCACCGCAACTTTGTGAAATAGCAAAGATCCCAACCGAATCCGGACCAGGCTGCCAAAATAATTAAACATAGGAGTCGGCATAAAATGAATAGCAACATATAGAACCAGTTTGCACAAAACTtaataaggaaaagaaaacagaatCTATTATTTCACAAAGTGATAAAAAGAAAAGACTAACCTTCATCCCAGGCATCTGGACCCAATCGACAGCAGTTCCTGTAGCCTTAGAAAGGAACTCTGCCAATGTCTCCTCCGCTATGGAGAGGAGTCTGCCAAAAACATAAGAAAGATTAGTCATCGATAACAAAGAAATCATAGTGCTACTACCTACTTATCCGGGAAAAAACTGTAAGTCCATTAGTTGTAGGAATTACCCAGCAGGATTATTAGCATCTCTGAGAGAATGCTGCGGAGTTGTAACCACAGAGTCGCAGCTTGCATCAGTAGCTGGTACCTACCAAAAAAATCACTTCAGGGTTACAAACAATCAAAAATGGAAAAGTCTTCACTTCACTTTGCAAttctaacttcgctgaattggAACACATGCAGTTATTTTGTCTGAAATGTCTTAACATGGCCATAGTGTAAGTATAGTAAGACTgaacaagaaattaaaaagtaaaCAAACACATCATACTCGACTGTAAAATCTAAACTACAGAAAGAATACTAAAAGACAAAAAGGAAAATTTAAAAATTCTCACAATAAAATAGAAATAGGAAAGAAGTGAAGGTAAATCTTCAAGGAAAGAATGTCTTTGACAATCATAGAAAGAGAAAATTTCAAACAAGCACCAAGTGGACACATAACATAGAaataggaaagaaagaaagaaagcaaatgcTTACAGTATGCAGCTGTTGGCGCATGTACCCATTCTCACAAACAAGCTGAGACACCTGTTTCTGCAGTCTATCATTTTCCTCCATCAACAACTTGTTCATTGCTGATAATTTCCTGTTAACAGTCTGAAGCCTCGAAGACTCTTTTCTCTGCTTTTCTCGACATCTGCATACCCAAACAAACCCCCTTCCTTTAGCCGAAAACCACCTAGCTAGACCCAATTGAGAAAAAAACTATGCTAGTACACCAAAAtggcaaaatcccaaaaaactaaaaacaaaaacgcAGTCAAAGTGTGCAACTTCATCATAGTGGGAATAGAAA
It encodes:
- the LOC112165794 gene encoding homeobox-leucine zipper protein REVOLUTA encodes the protein MAMAVAHHQHRESSSGSSINKHLNDAGKYVRYTSEQVEALERVYAECPKPSSLRRQQLIRDCPILSNIEPKQIKVWFQNRRCREKQRKESSRLQTVNRKLSAMNKLLMEENDRLQKQVSQLVCENGYMRQQLHTVPATDASCDSVVTTPQHSLRDANNPAGLLSIAEETLAEFLSKATGTAVDWVQMPGMKPGPDSVGIFAISQSCGGVAARACGLVSLEPTKIAEILKDRPSWFRDCRSLEVFTMFPAGNGGTIELIYTQTYAPTTLAPARDFWTLRYTTTLDNGSFVVCERSLSGSGAGPNGASAAQFVRAEMLPSGYLIRPCEGGGSIIHIVDHLNLEAWSVPEVLRPLYESSKVVAQKRTIAALRYIRQIAQETSGEVVYSFGRQPAVLRTFSQRLIRGFNDAVNGFNDDGWSLINCDGAEDIIMAVNSTKNLTTTNPANSFAFLGGILCAKASMLLQNVPPAVLVRFLREHRSEWADFNVDAYSAASLKSGSYAYPGMRPTRFTGGQIIMPLGHTIEHEELLEVVRLEGHSFSQEEAFASRDIHLLQICSGVDENAVGACSELVFAPIDEMFPDDAPLLPSGFRIIPLESKTSDSKDAMATHRTLDLTSSLEVGSTTNHNAGDLNSFHNARSVLTIAFQFPFESSLQDNVASMARQYVRNVISSVQRVAMAISPSGLSPSVGPKLSPSSPEALTLANWICQSYSYHIGAELLQPDSLGGDSMLKHLWHHQDAILCCSLKSLPVFIFANQAGLDMLETTLVALQDISLDKIFDECGRKTLCADFAKLMQQGFAYLPAGICMSTMGRHISYEQAIGWKVLSGEDNSVHCLAFSFVNWSFV